In Cycloclasticus sp., a single genomic region encodes these proteins:
- a CDS encoding nitrate reductase, with amino-acid sequence MLFGRHKKNPIKMVDKKVDKWTYATCGYCSVGCSIEIGTNADGKVVGSRGVGGADVNRGKLCVKGIFEHEVFGSSGRGDEPLIRDSIQEDYRKTDWDNAATVMASNINRIQETHGRDSFAVVSTGQLLTEEFYTLGKLTRGVIGTNNYDGNTTLCMASAVSGYKRSFGSDGPPGCYEDFEYTECLMAWGSNLPEQHPIIYWRLQEAREKRDFPLIVVDPRVTMLAQKADIHLAITPGTDVVLQNALMYVILTEGLEDRHYIDANTVGLEELEAEVQNFDPTTAAAICGIDEDTIRSVARIYAKAGSAMSIWTMGINQSTHGSDGVVGINNLNLITGNVGKKGGTSLSITGQCNAMGTREWSSCSGLPGYRALEKEEDRKEIGEFWNVDPDFFPTKRGLAQTDIFSAIETGQIKGMWLVATNPMTSMPNTERTRKILEKLDFLVVQDSYADVETTQYAHLYLPAATWAEKEGVFTNTERRVNIVRKATKTYGNSKSDFDIFNLLAKHFAASEKMNFPDKPADAFEEMKALSKGRLVDISGMNHDLIEKQRGIQWPYTEEQANKGEVPPKGGKRLYTEPATFRHADGMAKLIPLPFINNNEVPDEKFPFWLNTGRLVEHFHTRTKTGKLSNTNKYSPIPFMEINPDAASDLGIRQGEYVRCISRRGDAVVMAMLTQRVPRNMVFIPFHYFDCVNRLTLGLLDPHSRQPAYKQSAITIERLEDQQAAAQLNMEMRSF; translated from the coding sequence ATGCTATTCGGACGTCACAAAAAGAACCCTATCAAGATGGTCGACAAAAAAGTCGACAAATGGACCTATGCGACATGTGGTTATTGCTCAGTAGGTTGTTCAATTGAAATAGGTACAAATGCCGACGGTAAAGTTGTCGGTTCAAGAGGAGTTGGTGGAGCAGATGTTAATCGCGGCAAACTTTGCGTAAAAGGCATATTCGAACACGAGGTTTTTGGCTCATCGGGCAGGGGTGATGAACCGCTCATTCGCGATAGTATTCAAGAAGATTACCGTAAAACTGATTGGGATAATGCTGCCACTGTGATGGCTAGCAATATCAACCGTATTCAAGAAACACATGGTCGCGACTCGTTTGCAGTTGTATCAACCGGCCAGTTGTTAACAGAAGAATTTTATACCTTAGGTAAATTAACCCGAGGTGTTATCGGCACAAATAATTACGATGGCAACACAACCTTGTGTATGGCATCGGCTGTATCAGGTTATAAGCGCTCATTTGGTTCAGATGGCCCACCGGGCTGTTACGAAGATTTTGAATACACCGAGTGTCTGATGGCTTGGGGTTCGAACTTGCCTGAACAACATCCCATTATTTATTGGCGCTTACAAGAAGCGCGCGAAAAACGTGATTTCCCGTTAATTGTTGTTGATCCACGTGTCACCATGCTGGCACAAAAAGCCGATATACACTTGGCGATCACACCGGGTACGGACGTGGTGCTTCAGAATGCCTTAATGTATGTTATTTTGACCGAAGGCCTAGAAGACCGTCATTACATTGATGCAAATACGGTAGGGCTGGAAGAGCTAGAAGCAGAAGTACAGAATTTTGATCCAACGACTGCGGCGGCCATTTGTGGTATTGATGAAGATACCATCCGTAGCGTTGCACGTATTTATGCAAAAGCCGGTTCTGCGATGAGTATTTGGACGATGGGTATTAACCAAAGTACACACGGCTCAGACGGCGTTGTCGGTATTAATAATTTAAATTTGATTACTGGCAATGTGGGTAAAAAAGGCGGTACAAGCTTGTCTATTACCGGACAGTGCAATGCCATGGGCACGCGTGAATGGTCATCATGTTCCGGTTTGCCCGGTTACCGTGCCCTTGAAAAAGAAGAAGACCGCAAAGAAATAGGTGAGTTTTGGAATGTAGACCCGGACTTTTTTCCGACGAAAAGAGGCCTTGCTCAAACCGATATATTTTCTGCGATAGAAACCGGTCAAATCAAAGGGATGTGGTTGGTGGCGACGAACCCAATGACATCAATGCCCAATACCGAGCGTACTCGTAAAATACTTGAAAAGCTCGACTTCTTAGTGGTTCAAGACAGCTACGCTGATGTCGAAACGACGCAATATGCTCATCTTTACCTTCCAGCGGCAACGTGGGCGGAAAAAGAGGGTGTTTTTACTAATACAGAGCGCCGTGTGAATATTGTTCGTAAAGCAACGAAGACGTACGGTAATTCGAAATCAGATTTTGATATATTTAACCTATTGGCGAAGCACTTTGCAGCTAGCGAAAAGATGAATTTCCCAGATAAGCCGGCAGATGCTTTTGAAGAAATGAAAGCGCTTTCTAAAGGACGCTTAGTTGATATTTCAGGTATGAATCACGATCTAATTGAAAAGCAACGTGGTATCCAGTGGCCTTACACAGAAGAGCAAGCCAATAAAGGCGAGGTGCCGCCCAAAGGTGGGAAGCGTTTATATACAGAGCCCGCTACATTCCGTCATGCTGATGGTATGGCAAAGCTGATACCGTTGCCCTTTATTAATAATAACGAAGTGCCGGATGAGAAGTTCCCCTTTTGGCTAAATACAGGCCGTTTGGTAGAGCACTTCCACACGCGCACTAAAACAGGCAAATTAAGTAATACGAATAAGTACAGCCCCATTCCGTTTATGGAAATAAACCCTGATGCCGCGAGCGATCTTGGGATCAGGCAAGGGGAGTATGTTCGCTGTATATCACGGCGCGGTGACGCGGTAGTGATGGCTATGTTAACGCAGCGCGTACCCAGGAATATGGTGTTTATTCCATTCCATTATTTTGACTGTGTCAATCGCTTAACACTTGGGCTGTTAGACCCACATTCGCGCCAACCAGCGTATAAACAATCTGCCATTACGATTGAAAGATTAGAAGATCAACAAGCAGCTGCGCAGCTTAATATGGAAATGCGCAGCTTTTAA
- a CDS encoding DmsC/YnfH family molybdoenzyme membrane anchor subunit has protein sequence MFEVRSDEPKYAFLWDKETKAKNLYGDSIELTSDEDDLHGVSLNINGDAALGENPNRYKQHGFYLNADNCIGCHACEAACSEKNDNPGHIAFRSVGYVEGGTYPEYQRLNISMACNHCDDPVCLKGCPTRAYTKYAEYGAVLQDPDICFGCGYCTWVCPYNAPQLDPVKGEVSKCNMCVDRLEVGLKPACVSACLGNALDFGVIENVPENRAECKTEIPGFPTTDITHPNIRFQQSRQNKREMTRTDSMPLKYHKDEEAGKYKPVVDEKHGLEKQWNWRALLMTHESSHVIFTLATQAILGAFLMLVLGHMTGSDAVLAIQSSSAYMPLLVVMTIVLTVGLYKLNMHLGKPHRFYRGFYNLRHSPVSREIAGVSLFYTSLLGFVFFSFFEVDIFIALFAILGVVSGPLGLFYMYKLYRIKARPFWDHWQTATSFVGTCFSLGALVIGLVVLVDGSLVDSFYTSLVVLLLVGLSLEAIGHIAHANDLQGGEGEGSASWYLQTTRFAWPYIISNVLLGVSIVATCFLIDSPSSVIGWGMLTVSLLATAVIRRSLFFALVIPTTMPGAFFWKNKGFEEHAKETGLANMQQVGVQYEQHRSFKLGELIETIKTTTAKEAIDQVKGIFDWKSVK, from the coding sequence ATGTTTGAAGTTAGAAGTGATGAACCAAAGTATGCGTTTCTTTGGGATAAAGAGACGAAAGCAAAAAACCTATATGGCGACTCCATTGAGTTAACGTCAGATGAGGACGATTTGCATGGCGTTAGTTTAAATATCAATGGCGATGCAGCCTTAGGTGAAAATCCAAATCGCTATAAGCAGCATGGTTTTTACCTAAATGCTGATAATTGCATTGGTTGCCACGCTTGTGAAGCAGCCTGTAGTGAAAAAAATGACAACCCCGGGCATATTGCGTTTCGTTCCGTAGGTTATGTAGAAGGTGGTACCTATCCAGAGTATCAGCGTCTGAATATATCAATGGCGTGTAACCATTGTGACGACCCTGTTTGCTTAAAAGGCTGCCCAACGCGCGCGTATACAAAATATGCCGAGTATGGCGCGGTACTGCAAGACCCAGATATTTGTTTTGGTTGTGGTTATTGCACATGGGTTTGTCCATACAACGCACCGCAACTTGACCCTGTTAAGGGTGAGGTCAGCAAATGTAATATGTGTGTAGATCGTTTGGAAGTAGGACTCAAACCCGCTTGTGTATCGGCCTGCTTGGGTAACGCACTTGACTTTGGTGTGATCGAAAATGTGCCAGAAAACCGTGCCGAGTGCAAAACAGAAATCCCTGGATTTCCAACGACAGACATCACGCACCCAAACATTCGTTTTCAGCAATCACGCCAAAATAAGCGTGAAATGACACGCACGGATTCAATGCCACTTAAGTATCACAAAGATGAAGAGGCGGGCAAATACAAACCGGTAGTTGACGAAAAGCACGGGCTTGAAAAGCAGTGGAACTGGCGAGCTTTGTTGATGACGCATGAAAGCTCCCACGTGATTTTTACACTCGCAACGCAGGCTATTTTAGGTGCATTTTTGATGTTGGTGTTGGGTCATATGACAGGTTCTGACGCCGTATTAGCAATTCAATCATCCAGTGCCTATATGCCATTATTGGTTGTTATGACTATAGTGCTGACGGTTGGGCTTTATAAATTGAATATGCATTTAGGTAAACCGCATCGTTTTTATCGTGGCTTTTACAACTTACGTCATTCACCAGTAAGCCGTGAGATTGCGGGTGTCAGCCTGTTTTATACCAGTTTGCTAGGGTTTGTTTTTTTTAGCTTTTTTGAAGTCGATATATTCATCGCTTTATTCGCTATATTAGGTGTGGTCAGTGGACCATTAGGTTTGTTTTATATGTACAAACTTTACCGCATTAAAGCGCGACCTTTTTGGGATCACTGGCAAACAGCAACTTCTTTTGTCGGCACTTGTTTTAGTTTAGGTGCTCTGGTTATTGGATTAGTGGTGCTGGTTGATGGCTCGCTTGTGGACTCATTTTATACAAGCTTAGTCGTATTGCTATTAGTGGGGCTTTCACTCGAAGCTATTGGACACATCGCCCACGCGAATGACCTTCAAGGAGGCGAAGGCGAAGGCAGTGCTTCTTGGTATTTACAAACAACGCGATTTGCATGGCCGTACATTATCAGTAATGTATTACTGGGCGTATCCATTGTGGCGACTTGTTTCTTAATTGACTCGCCATCGTCAGTCATTGGCTGGGGTATGCTGACGGTATCCTTATTAGCAACGGCGGTTATCAGGCGTTCATTGTTTTTTGCATTGGTAATTCCAACCACCATGCCTGGTGCATTCTTTTGGAAAAATAAAGGTTTCGAGGAACATGCGAAGGAAACGGGTTTAGCCAATATGCAACAGGTAGGCGTTCAATATGAGCAGCACCGTAGTTTCAAGCTTGGTGAATTAATAGAAACCATTAAAACAACCACAGCTAAAGAAGCGATTGACCAAGTGAAAGGGATTTTTGATTGGAAATCTGTTAAATAG
- a CDS encoding PhzF family phenazine biosynthesis protein yields MTPMYYTLDVFTDDIFQGAQIAVFPNAEGLSEEKLGRIANELNLSETVFIYPLDKNENEFKVRIFSPMGEVDFAGHPILAIANVLAETGQITLEGAYTSMLLKQNNQDVVANISMDDEGKRFVQFTLQSTPVVDRFTPPGSELANLLSIDERDIDHTQYHTRLVSSGLPYLIVPLKSQEAVRKARFDVKAWGESSAPAMAAQEIFVFSAKTDSSDSNFHGRLLGPSVGDHEDPPIGSVMPAFTGYLASHEHVREGTYSFAIDRGTLETRRSLLHIEMDKRTGRPITLRVGGDSVFVSKNELLMS; encoded by the coding sequence ATGACACCAATGTATTACACACTTGACGTTTTTACCGATGACATTTTTCAAGGCGCACAGATAGCGGTTTTTCCAAATGCAGAGGGGTTATCTGAAGAAAAATTAGGCCGTATTGCCAATGAACTAAATTTGTCAGAGACGGTATTTATTTATCCACTAGACAAAAACGAAAATGAATTTAAAGTACGGATTTTCTCACCAATGGGTGAAGTGGACTTTGCGGGTCACCCAATTTTAGCGATAGCAAATGTACTAGCAGAAACCGGACAAATTACGCTAGAGGGTGCTTATACCAGCATGCTTCTAAAGCAAAACAATCAAGATGTTGTAGCTAATATTTCAATGGATGACGAAGGGAAACGTTTTGTTCAGTTCACACTTCAAAGTACGCCAGTAGTTGACCGCTTTACACCGCCAGGTAGCGAATTGGCTAATTTATTGTCAATTGATGAAAGAGATATTGACCATACGCAGTACCATACTCGTTTAGTTTCCAGTGGTTTGCCTTATTTAATTGTCCCACTAAAGTCACAAGAAGCCGTTCGCAAAGCTCGTTTTGATGTTAAAGCATGGGGTGAATCCAGTGCACCTGCTATGGCAGCACAAGAAATTTTTGTTTTCAGTGCAAAAACTGATTCAAGTGATAGTAACTTCCATGGACGTTTACTTGGCCCAAGTGTTGGTGACCATGAAGATCCTCCAATTGGCTCAGTAATGCCTGCATTTACTGGCTATTTAGCATCGCACGAGCACGTGAGAGAAGGTACGTACAGTTTTGCTATTGATCGAGGTACGTTAGAAACGCGTAGAAGCCTTCTACATATTGAGATGGACAAACGAACAGGGCGACCAATAACACTTAGGGTTGGTGGTGATTCAGTATTCGTTAGCAAAAATGAATTATTAATGAGTTAA
- the nirB gene encoding nitrite reductase large subunit NirB, whose translation MSDKKQLVVIGNGMVGHKFLQSMTQSEAMQDYEITTFCEETRLAYDRVQLTSYFNGKTEDDLSLVEPGFFEDNNITVHMGDRASTIDRKSKTVTSENGISISYDKIVLATGSFPFVPPIPGHERDNCFVYRTIDDLIDITKAGEQSKVGVVIGGGLLGLEAAKALKDLGLKTHVVEFAPRLMAVQIDDGAGAVLRKKIEELDVSVHTQKNTQGIVDGEECVHRMNFADGTHIETDVILFSAGIRPRDDIARDCGLTLGERGGIVVDDNCRTSDEDIYAIGECALWEGKIFGLVAPGYQMAQVTADQLSSKENSFTGADMSTKLKLMGVDVASIGDAHAATEKAKVYTYVNGADDVYKKIVVSEDNTRLLGAVLIGDTVDYGNLLQLKLNDIPLPEYPDALILPQRDGSGATGLGVEALPDAAQICSCFDVSKGALCQAVSDGATTMGALKECTNATTGCGGCTALVGQVLNKELEKLGMDVNTDLCEHFAYTRQEMYHLVRVGGIKTFDEMIEKHGKGHGCDICKPTTASILASCWNDYVLETPHAGLQDTNDRYLANIQKNGTYSIVPRIAGGEITPDKLIVLGEVGKKYNLYTKITGGQRVDLFGARQEELPLIWKELVDAGFETGHAYGKSLRTVKSCVGSTWCRYGVADSVTTAIELENRYKGLRSPHKLKFAVSGCTRECAEAQSKDVGIIATENGWNLYLCGNGGMKPRHADLFATGLDYETMIKYIDRFLMFYVKTADRLQRTSTWMMNLEGGLDYLREVVIEDSLGLAETFEDEMQTVIDTYQCEWKTTVENEEKSKSFNAFVNSDKGDSQIVFVPERDQIRPARKEEMTAQLN comes from the coding sequence ATGAGTGATAAAAAACAATTGGTTGTTATTGGCAATGGCATGGTGGGTCATAAGTTCCTACAGTCCATGACGCAAAGTGAGGCTATGCAAGATTATGAAATTACGACTTTTTGTGAAGAGACACGTCTTGCCTATGACCGTGTTCAACTAACGTCATATTTTAATGGTAAGACTGAAGATGATTTGTCACTTGTTGAGCCTGGTTTTTTTGAAGACAACAATATTACAGTCCACATGGGTGACCGTGCTTCGACCATTGATCGCAAAAGTAAAACGGTTACATCTGAAAACGGTATCAGTATTTCTTATGACAAAATCGTTTTAGCGACGGGTTCTTTTCCTTTTGTACCGCCGATTCCTGGCCATGAAAGAGATAATTGTTTTGTCTACCGTACGATCGATGACTTAATTGATATCACTAAAGCCGGTGAACAATCCAAGGTGGGTGTTGTTATTGGTGGTGGTTTGTTAGGGCTGGAGGCAGCAAAAGCGCTAAAGGACCTTGGTTTGAAAACTCATGTTGTTGAGTTTGCACCTCGCTTGATGGCTGTGCAGATTGATGATGGTGCTGGAGCAGTTTTACGCAAGAAGATTGAAGAGCTAGATGTAAGCGTTCATACGCAAAAAAATACCCAAGGCATTGTTGATGGTGAAGAATGCGTTCATCGCATGAACTTTGCAGATGGCACGCACATTGAAACAGACGTTATTTTGTTTTCAGCGGGTATTCGCCCTCGTGATGATATTGCCCGCGATTGTGGTTTAACATTGGGTGAGCGAGGCGGTATCGTTGTTGATGATAACTGCCGTACGTCGGATGAAGATATCTATGCGATCGGTGAGTGTGCCTTATGGGAGGGTAAGATCTTTGGTCTTGTAGCGCCAGGCTATCAAATGGCTCAAGTGACAGCTGATCAGCTGTCTTCGAAAGAGAACAGTTTTACCGGTGCAGATATGAGCACCAAGTTGAAATTGATGGGTGTGGATGTGGCCAGTATTGGTGATGCACACGCAGCAACCGAAAAAGCCAAGGTTTATACTTATGTTAACGGCGCTGACGATGTGTATAAAAAAATCGTTGTTAGTGAAGATAATACTCGTTTACTAGGTGCTGTATTGATTGGCGACACCGTCGATTATGGTAATTTATTACAACTCAAGCTGAATGATATTCCGCTACCGGAATATCCAGACGCGCTTATTTTACCGCAGCGCGACGGTTCTGGCGCAACGGGTTTAGGTGTGGAAGCCTTACCTGATGCAGCACAAATTTGTTCGTGTTTTGATGTATCAAAAGGCGCTTTGTGTCAGGCAGTATCAGACGGTGCGACGACAATGGGTGCTCTTAAAGAGTGTACTAACGCAACAACCGGTTGTGGTGGTTGTACTGCTCTAGTCGGACAAGTTCTGAACAAAGAACTAGAAAAACTAGGCATGGATGTTAACACTGACCTGTGTGAGCATTTTGCCTACACTCGTCAGGAAATGTATCACCTTGTACGTGTTGGTGGCATTAAAACGTTTGATGAAATGATTGAAAAACACGGCAAAGGTCATGGCTGCGATATTTGTAAGCCGACAACGGCGTCCATTTTGGCGTCTTGCTGGAATGATTATGTGTTAGAAACGCCTCATGCTGGTTTACAAGACACGAATGATCGTTACCTTGCTAATATTCAAAAAAATGGCACGTACTCCATTGTTCCTCGTATTGCCGGTGGTGAAATTACGCCAGACAAGTTGATCGTTTTGGGTGAAGTGGGCAAAAAATATAATTTGTACACTAAAATTACCGGCGGTCAACGTGTGGATTTATTTGGCGCTCGCCAAGAAGAGCTTCCGCTTATTTGGAAAGAACTTGTCGATGCAGGTTTTGAAACGGGTCATGCTTATGGTAAATCACTGCGTACCGTTAAGTCATGCGTTGGTAGTACATGGTGTCGTTACGGTGTTGCTGATAGCGTTACTACCGCCATTGAATTAGAAAATCGTTACAAGGGTTTACGCTCTCCACATAAATTAAAATTTGCTGTGTCAGGTTGTACGCGTGAATGTGCCGAAGCGCAAAGTAAAGACGTGGGCATTATTGCTACTGAAAACGGCTGGAATTTATATTTATGTGGTAACGGCGGCATGAAGCCAAGGCACGCAGACTTGTTTGCAACGGGGCTTGATTACGAGACGATGATCAAATATATCGACCGTTTCTTGATGTTTTACGTTAAAACGGCAGACCGCTTACAACGTACATCTACCTGGATGATGAATTTAGAAGGTGGCTTAGATTATCTGCGTGAAGTGGTAATCGAAGATTCACTGGGCTTGGCTGAAACCTTTGAAGATGAGATGCAAACGGTTATCGATACCTACCAATGCGAATGGAAAACAACGGTTGAAAATGAAGAGAAATCTAAATCATTTAACGCCTTTGTAAACTCTGATAAAGGCGATAGCCAAATCGTATTTGTTCCAGAGCGTGACCAAATACGTCCTGCGCGTAAAGAAGAAATGACAGCGCAACTAAATTAA
- a CDS encoding ATP-binding protein, which produces MSLLDRFQLKNKLLLLGVIPAAALAVILATYLTSTRLTDMYDLLHKTNENLANSVAESSVNGVFSGDLDALNNIISAAINEPDLISISITSKRGTTLAYATSEIATPTLISKPSKKIVQSIQLKPISHADEFDDLLVGRLTETDETIGYVTLTFSYNAIQQRQLDILLNTCYITLLLLIIIGFIAKFISTTIARPILQLTTDVNHITHGNYTPPRISTISSKKDEIAILANGVHKMAHQIKGHQQIQEKKVREATHELRLQNDKLFSAQAEIVKSVEAKSRFISHISHEIRTPLNGIIGFLEIIQKTELDNDQIKLVNASHLSSKNLHTIINEVLDFAQLEAGKIIINKSNFQLKKTIEDTLLLLSTQADQNGVTLDYQHDNNAPDFINQDCVKFGQILTNLIGNAIKFSQHSTVTILLKISPIKNNQLEISICDRGIGITEENIQQLFKEYSQLSNLTSGQGTGLGLVITKRIIDALHGTIDVKSKIGQGSTFTFTLPFTNVKDSYSIMSRPSSYIAPLPDLTAKKILVADDNEINRLLLSNLLERQHANVTCVNDGQQALDLANQQDFDLMLLDLRMPLKMGNEVLFEIRNKPTKPNYKTPAVAITAHITSGEEKAHHISSFDGYLIKPIDQVQFFTLIEQLLNEHDRETQPFVSSQKNSRSCLSNKPFDYDIAKASMNADPVFMLLMLEKFFSELAKQNDSVSKLVKQSSYKDAAEIVHKVHGSAAYCGTPLLKLSSKQLEISLRMGDMKDIPLAHKEFCLNIETLLGLADSVLNSLKKPLEKQGA; this is translated from the coding sequence ATGAGTCTACTCGATAGGTTCCAGTTAAAAAATAAATTACTACTTTTAGGGGTCATCCCCGCCGCCGCACTCGCTGTTATTCTCGCGACTTACCTGACCTCTACTCGTTTAACTGATATGTATGATTTATTACATAAAACAAATGAGAACTTAGCAAATTCAGTCGCTGAATCCAGTGTTAATGGTGTCTTCTCTGGTGATTTAGACGCTCTGAACAACATCATTAGCGCCGCTATTAATGAACCAGACCTCATATCCATTAGCATAACGAGTAAACGAGGCACTACTCTAGCGTACGCAACCAGCGAAATCGCTACACCAACGTTGATTTCAAAACCATCTAAAAAAATCGTCCAATCCATCCAGCTTAAACCCATAAGCCATGCTGATGAGTTCGATGATTTATTGGTTGGTCGGCTTACAGAAACAGACGAAACTATTGGTTATGTAACCCTCACTTTCTCATACAACGCCATCCAACAGCGCCAACTAGATATTTTATTAAACACCTGTTACATCACTTTGCTCCTACTAATTATTATCGGGTTTATAGCAAAATTCATCAGTACTACTATTGCCCGACCGATTCTTCAATTAACAACTGATGTTAATCATATTACCCACGGTAATTACACGCCTCCCAGAATCAGTACCATCAGCAGCAAAAAAGATGAGATTGCCATTCTTGCAAACGGTGTTCATAAAATGGCCCACCAAATCAAAGGGCACCAACAAATACAGGAGAAAAAAGTTCGAGAGGCTACCCACGAATTACGACTACAAAACGATAAACTCTTTTCTGCTCAAGCAGAGATTGTTAAATCAGTTGAGGCAAAGTCACGTTTTATTTCACATATCAGTCACGAAATACGCACTCCATTAAATGGGATCATCGGCTTTCTCGAAATTATTCAAAAAACTGAACTCGATAACGATCAAATTAAGTTAGTTAACGCCTCACATCTTTCATCAAAGAACCTGCACACTATCATCAATGAAGTACTTGATTTTGCCCAACTTGAAGCCGGTAAAATTATTATCAATAAAAGTAATTTCCAACTCAAAAAAACCATCGAAGATACCTTACTACTTTTATCTACTCAGGCTGATCAAAACGGGGTAACACTTGACTACCAACATGATAATAATGCACCTGATTTTATTAACCAAGATTGCGTAAAGTTTGGCCAAATACTCACCAACCTTATTGGCAATGCTATCAAATTCAGTCAGCATTCGACTGTCACTATCCTGTTGAAGATTAGCCCAATAAAAAACAATCAGCTAGAAATAAGTATTTGCGATCGTGGTATTGGAATCACTGAAGAGAATATCCAACAACTTTTCAAAGAGTATTCTCAACTCAGCAACCTCACCAGTGGGCAAGGCACAGGTTTAGGGCTCGTCATTACCAAACGAATTATTGATGCTCTTCATGGAACAATTGATGTCAAAAGTAAAATAGGCCAAGGATCTACCTTTACGTTTACCTTACCGTTCACTAATGTTAAAGACAGCTATAGCATAATGAGTCGGCCTAGCAGCTATATTGCACCCTTACCTGACTTAACAGCAAAGAAAATATTAGTTGCTGATGACAATGAAATAAACCGCTTGTTACTAAGTAATTTATTAGAACGTCAACATGCCAACGTTACTTGTGTAAATGATGGGCAACAAGCCCTTGATTTAGCTAACCAGCAGGACTTTGACTTAATGCTATTGGACTTAAGAATGCCCTTAAAAATGGGCAATGAAGTGTTGTTTGAGATTCGCAACAAACCGACAAAACCGAACTATAAAACGCCCGCCGTCGCTATCACTGCTCACATTACATCAGGGGAAGAAAAAGCACACCACATAAGCTCATTTGATGGCTATCTAATAAAGCCCATTGACCAAGTTCAATTTTTTACATTGATTGAGCAGCTTCTCAATGAACACGATCGCGAAACGCAACCCTTCGTATCCTCACAAAAAAATAGTCGCTCATGTCTGTCAAACAAACCTTTTGATTATGACATAGCTAAAGCTAGCATGAATGCAGACCCCGTATTCATGCTCCTAATGCTTGAGAAATTTTTCAGTGAATTGGCTAAACAAAACGATAGCGTTTCTAAATTGGTTAAACAAAGTAGCTATAAAGATGCTGCCGAGATTGTTCATAAAGTACATGGATCTGCCGCATATTGTGGAACACCGTTACTTAAATTATCGTCAAAACAACTTGAAATATCTCTCCGGATGGGTGATATGAAAGACATCCCTCTTGCACATAAGGAATTTTGTCTCAATATAGAAACACTATTGGGGCTAGCAGATAGTGTTCTCAATTCATTAAAAAAGCCCCTTGAAAAACAAGGGGCTTGA
- the nirD gene encoding nitrite reductase small subunit NirD, which translates to MNTQMANELNNNEVDVCALTDLTENAGTAALVDDVQIALFYVKRTQQVFALDNYDPFSEANVISRGIIGSVGDDLVVASPIYKQHFKLETGQCIEDEDVSIAAYKAQIVNGRVIIGLAS; encoded by the coding sequence ATGAATACTCAAATGGCTAATGAATTGAATAATAATGAAGTTGATGTCTGCGCGTTAACGGACCTCACCGAAAATGCAGGTACAGCGGCACTTGTGGATGACGTGCAAATCGCTTTGTTTTACGTTAAACGAACACAGCAAGTGTTTGCCTTAGACAACTATGACCCTTTTAGTGAAGCGAATGTGATATCTCGTGGCATCATAGGCAGTGTTGGTGATGACCTTGTTGTGGCTTCACCAATCTACAAACAGCACTTCAAGCTCGAAACTGGACAGTGCATTGAAGATGAAGATGTTTCCATTGCAGCTTATAAAGCACAAATAGTAAATGGCCGAGTGATAATCGGCTTAGCAAGTTAA